The genomic window CTCAGGCTATTGTATTCCTTGTTTATCTAGTTCATGGAAAAAATGACACTCTTCATATTCTTTGCAGGTAGTTGAAAGTATTCCCATTTCTTCTGCATTATCATTAGTTAACTGGCAtttaaaaagcgtttttttcaaataactggatttattaatttttttcaggcactgGAAACCATTctttatattccaggcagtttagattagacagttttttatttcttctcgaGTAACTTAActcatttcttaatattttattattaggcaGTTAAAAGCAATTCTCTAgtcattccaggcagttaagttatTATTTAGTTAGTATTTCAATGTTGCTAATAAAAGTTATCTTTTCAACTTCTCAGGCTATTGTATTCCTTGTTTATCCAGTTCATGAAGCAAAAGACACTCTTCATATTCTTTGCAGGTATTTGAGAGTATTCCTATTTCTTCTGGATTATCATTAGTTAACTGGCAtttaaaaagcgttttttttcaaataactgaatttatttattttttccaggcactggAAACCATTATTTATATTCTAGGCAGTTTAGATCagatagttttttatttcttctcaaTTAACTTAActcatttcttaatattttattattaggcaGCTAAAAGCAATTCTCTAgtcattccaggcagttaagttatTACTTAGTTAGTATTTCAATGTAGTTAATAAAAGTTATCTTTTCAACTTCTCAGGCTATTGAATTCCTTGTTTATCCAGTTCATGGAGCAAATGACACTCTTCATATTCTTTGCAGGTATTTGAGAGTATTCCTATTTCTTCTGGATTATCATTAGTTAACTGCCAtttaaaaagcgttttttttcaaataactgaatttatttattttttccaggcactggAAACCATTatttatattccaggcagtttagatcagatagttttttatttcttctcaaTTAACTTAActcatttcttaatattttattattaggcaGTTAAAAGTAATTGTCtagtaattccaggcagttaagttatTATTTAGTTAGTATTTCAATGTAGCTAATAAAAGTTATCTTTTCAACTTCTCAGACTATTGTATTCCTTATTTATCCAGTTCATGGAGAAAATGACACTCTTCATATTCTTTGCAGGTAGTTGACAGTATTCCCATTTCTTCTGGATTATCATTAGTTAACTGGCAtttaaaaagcgttttttttcaaataaatgaatttatttattttttccaggcactggAAACCATTCTTtacattccaggcagtttagattagatagttttttatttcttctcgaGTAACTTAActcatttcttaatattttattattaggcaGCTAAAAGCAATTCTCTAgtcattccaggcagttaagttatTATTTAGTTAGTATTTCAATGTTGCTAATAAAAGTTATCTTTTCAACTTCTCAGGCTATTGTATTCTTTGTTTATCCAGTTCATGGAGCAAATAACACTCTTCATATTCTTTGCAGGTAGTTGAGAGTATTCCTATTTCTTCTGGATTATCATTAGTTAACTGGCAtttaaaaagcgttttttttttcaaataactgaatttatgaattttttccaggcactggAAACCATTCTTgacattccaggcagtttagattagatagttttttatttcttcttgaGTAACTTAActcatttcttaatattttattattaggcaGCTAAAAGCAATTCTCTAgtcattccaggcagttaagttatTATTTAGTTAGTATTTCAATGTAGTTATTAAAAGTTATCTTTTCAACTTCTCAGGCTATCGTATTCCTTGCTTATTCAGTTCATGGAGCAAATGACACTCTTCATATTCTTTGCAGGTAGTTGACAGTTTTCCTATGTCTTCTGGATTTTCATTAGTAAATTGGCATTTAAAAAGCGTTTTTTCaattaactgaatttatttattttttccaggcacttaaagccattctttatattccaggcagtttaacttagatattttttaatttctcctCAAGTAACTTAACTCattccttaatattttattattaggcaGTTAAAAGTAATTGTCTAgtcattccaggcagttaagttatAATTTAGTTAGTATTTCAATGTAGTTAATAAAAGTTATCTTTTCAACTTCTCAGGCTATTGTATTCCTTGTTTATCCAGTTCATGAAGCAAAAGACACTCTTCGTATTCTTCGCAGGTAGTTGAGACTATTCCTATTTCTTCTGGATTATCATTAGTTAACTGACATTTAAAAggcgtttttttcaaataactgaatttattcattttttccaggcacttgaagccattctttatattccaggcagtttagatcagatagtttttaatttcttctcaAGTAACTTAAGtcatttcttattattttattattaagcaGTTAAAAGTAATTGTCTAGTCATTCCAGACAGTTAAGTTATAATTTAGTTTGTATTTTAATGTAGTTAATAAAAGTTATCTTTTCAACTTCTCAGGATATTGAATTCCTTGTTTATCCAATTCATGGAGAAAATGACACTCTTCATATTCTTTGCAGGTAGTTGAGAGTATTCCTATGTCTTCTGGATTATCATTAGTTAATTGGCATTTAAAAAGCGTTTTTATTTgacattcaaataatttttcattggaTTCACTTCCTAAtgtttccaggcaattgagagtATTTTGATTTCTTTCAACCACATAGATAGAACCTTTTTCTAGTAATTTtcagataataatttatttaatcacCATATCCGAgagtaataaatgaaaataaataattagtttagcTTTACGATGATACCTCTAGGCACATTTCATTGATTTGCATAAACTCTAATATGCaaataatcaaagaaaaatccTAATCAAATCGACCATctgaaaaagtaaaatttttaaaagaggacCAAATCTCTTTTACTCAATTCGAAAATACGTAGTAGGGTATCAgtaaagattataaataaaagtaaagatTCACGTACTACAGTGTTTGTGTGCGTGAAAGTACCCACGAGACAATTACTCCttctttttaacatttctttgAACTTGAAGATGGTACTTGCGGTTAAGGTGGGTaggttataatttaaaaaagatatatttatttattttcctattttagAGTTTCAACTGGTTTTTGTTGTTTGGTTTTACTTTTTGCAGTGCCGTATATGTACAAAAGTACGCACCAGAATATGACgtaagtataaaattatttgctaaaaattttatttctcaaattcaggtttttttttgtatttgaatttttaattttattttaatccgaTATctgtgtattttaattttataattattttgcagtgaaatattttcttttttttttattatagtttccATAAGAACATTTAGAAAACCACTTTTGAAAAAtgcacaaattttttttttctattttctattttctatAGAAAAGACAAAATCATTTCTATAAGAACGTGAGcattggaaattaaaattttaattaaaaaacattcctGAAAAATCGAAAGAGTTCATTAATTAAATCCCAAACTATTCATCACTCAACAGTGTCAGTATATAGTTTCATGCAACGTTTatgattaaattataaatatctttaaatactAGACACAAAACAAAAGGTTACCAATTATTTTCAGAAACCCACAGATTACAGCTTCAGCTATGGCGTAAAAGATGTCCACTCCGGTGACGTAAAACACCAATGGGAAAAAAAAGAAGGAGATACCATTAAAGGACAATATTCCTTGGTAGAACCAGATGGTTCCATAAGAACAGTAGAATACACCGCTGAtgagaaaaacggttttaatgCAGTAGTCAAGAAAAGTGGACCACTGCATCACGTCACTTTAGAAACCAAAGAGGGAACGAGCCATAGTAACCTACAACTGAAATCTGTTCAATCAGTACTTAAAGAGGAAGAACCTAGGATGACCCAGTATCAGTTTTCTAAGCAGCAACATGAAGGTACTAAGTAAATTTCCCTAGTGAAACCTTCTTCTTAGTTCATTATTTTAGATACGGATAAAGAAAATTCAGGATACATTTACCAAAAGCCAAATGAAGCAGAAGAGCCTCAAACTCACACCTACAAACAAAGACGACCTACCGTAAGCATTAACGAGGAGTATGAAGAGCTAAAGTACGAACCTCCAGTAGAACTTAATCTCGTACACCACAGAGATGCAGTGGAGAAAGTAGTGCCTTTGGTAGTGGAACCAGTGAATCCAATTGAAGTTACCCTAAAAGAAGGAGAAGTTTATGAAGAAGACCCTGAACCGGTTCAAAAAACTTCGTCGCAAGACCAAGGGGTGGAACCCAGTCACGAACTATCACAGGAAGAACTTAACAAGTACCTTGCCGAGTATTATGCCAAAAACGAAATAGCATCCCAACCGAACCTGGAAACCGGCTTTAAACCGATCAGACCCAAAACCAAAAACCCCATTACGCAACCCGTTATTCCTAACACGTTCAAGTCGAATAAAATGCCCCAAACCACTCCCGGATTAAGACATTACGCTTCCAAAAATAACAACAACTATGGCCACAGATATACTAGTGCCAGGATGCCAAAAACCGGATACTCCTTTTACCCTTATCCGTCTTATGGCGTTAGAATGTTAAATAATCACGTGCAAAATGCCGAACTGAACCGCCTGTATCGAAAAACCTCGAACGATGGGTTCACTAGGTACGCCAGAAGGGTAAGGTACCATGGCGCTTAAAACGAACGAGACCTAAAGTAAATGTGCAATATTCAGTGCCaaatagcaatatttattttaattaatttattttagactaatttaataattcacTTGTAAATTTATCgctgtagaaaataaaatatggtttgtcatagtaattatttatttcagtttgACGCAAGTCGATACGTTacattaaaactataaatttctCGGTTTGTCATGACACCTTGATCTACATATACGTATTTGGTGTATGTCAATACCAAGGAGAGTAATATTATATGGAATTGATCGTTATTACTTTAGTGTTCTATAGAGTCTTTTTAGTGCAAATTGTACATCTGGAACAAGCTAGAGTATGCTacagtaatattaaaaaaaaaaatcatgttccgCAGAAAACAAACGTGCTGTAAACATATGGTTAGTAAAGATATAGTCAgaaaaatatggttttaaaataGAGAAATAAAATGCAGTTACTGAAATagataatatcataaaaaactgACATGTCTCTCAAATCTCTTTTAGTTTCAAGAGTTCTTCGACTTGATGAGAGTAAGGTTGATAGAGATTGGTCCTATGAAgatttataatttctttaatttaattttactattttaaattcaagGATATTATCCGTTTCCTCATAAAACTACTTTGCTTAAGGGTTTCTTTACGTTCCAACAAACTCCTTATAAGGAGCTATTATACCGTATTTAATAATAGTTGTCTTATTGTTTAATAAAGTTCATTTGTTGCAACCATGAACAAGcccctaaaaataaatttttttaaacaagaaaaccATGTTCAAATAGTCCAGGTTCTCATTAAACTTTAATGAAGCCCAAGCACatcatatattaatttaataccgTTAAATATAAGTTTACTCAACgatttttcagtaaattttcGGTTCTTATTTATcctgtcaaaatatatttattaaactgtagaaaaTACATAAGTACATCATGTACTATTCTATATTTATCGTTGAAGTTCAACTAAAAATGTACACCTagtgtaaacaaaaattaaacgtttttttgtttagattttttttgattaagtCTACACGAATTGTGCCGTTTTAAAAACATTGCATCATAAcatactatttatttaaagatttaacaAATCGAGACACTTATTACAAAATGATGTTAATCTTAATGGCGGTTGGCACGATTCAATTCAACTAAGAGACAGTGGGAAAGTGTAACACTGGGTTATATTGTCTTACTTAGGTCAAAGTCCATTTAATAATGACACGCCTTATTTAAGAATGATTTTcagatcttttaaattaatataaaaattagccCAGGCAGTCAAAGATAAGACTTTTGATCTTAGAAACATCATGgttttcatttttaagaaaattgaaagtAGAAAGGTAAAAAAGAAGGATGGAATGAAAAACATCCttttaatagaatatttctTTGGAATTTTCATCTGATCCCACTTCTGATTTTTTATGTACGATCATAAAGAAAAGGACAAATAggatatctttttttttatttctatagaagcaggtaatagttaaataaaaatcccTTGCAACTGAAAATCATTAACTAGGtagaaagataaaaaagaaggaagaaatgaaaaacatcattttaatagaatatttctTTGGAATTTTCATCTGATCCCACTTCTGATTTATATGTACAATCATAAAGAAAAGGACAAAtaggatatatttttttcaaatttctgtaGAAGCaggtaataattaaataaaaatccttgCAACTGAACAGCATTAACTagggaaaaagataaaaatgaagGAATTGTAAACAGCTATTTAaacgaaaaacatcactttaataaaatttttctttggaATTTGCATCTGATCCCACTTCTGATTTATATATACGATCATAAAGAAAATGACAAATAGGatatcttttttcaaatttctattgaAGCaggtaataattaaataaaaatccctTGCAACTGAAAATCATTAACTAGGtagaaagataaaaaagaaggaagaaatgaaaaacatcattttaatagaatatttctTTGGAATTTTCATCTGATCCCACTTCTGATTTATATGTACAATCATAAAGAAAAGGACAAATAggatatcttttttttttatttctatagaagcaggtaatagttaaataaaaatcccTTGCAACTGAAAATCATTAACTAggtagaaatataaaaaagaaggaagaaatgaaaaacatcattttaatagaatatttctTTGGAATTTTCATCTGATCCCACTTCTGATCTATATGTACGATCATAAAGAAAAGGACAAATAGAAtacctttttttcaaatttctttagaAGTaggtaataattaaataaaaatccttgCAACTGAACAGCATTAACTagggaaaaagataaaaatgaagGAATCGTAAACAGCTATTTAaacgaaaaacatcattttaataaaatttttctttggaATTTGCATCTGATCCCACTTCTGATCTATATGTACGATCATAAAGAAAAGGACAAATAGAAtacctttttttcaaatttctatagAAGTaggtaataattaaataaaaatccctTGCAACTGAAAATCAGGTAGAAAGATAAAAATGAAGGAATTGTAAACAGCTATTTAAAccaaaaacatcattttaatagaatatttctTTGGAATTTTCATCTGATCCCACTTCTGATCTATATGTACGATCATAAAGAAAAGGACAAATAGAAtacctttttttcaaatttctttagaAGTaggtaataattaaataaaaatccttgCAACTGAACAGCATTAACTagggaaaaagataaaaatgaagGAATCGTAAACAGCTATTTAaacgaaaaacatcattttaataaaatttttctttggaATTTGCATCTGATCCCACTTCTGATCTATATGTACGATCATAAAGAAAAGGACAAATAGAAtacctttttttcaaatttctatagAAGTaggtaataattaaataaaaatccctTGCAACCGAAAATCATTAACTAGGTAGAAAGATAAAAATGAAGGAATTGTAAACAGCTATTTAAAccaaaaacatcattttaatagaatatttctTTGGAATTTTCATCTGATCCCACTTCTGATCTATATGTACGATCATAAAGAAAGGGACAAATAGGATatatttctttcaaatttttataaaagcaggaaataattaaataaaaatccctTGCAACTGAAAAGCATTAACCCTTCTTTAATCAGCAACATTCCAGCACAGTAGTATTGAAAAACTACATCTAGTATATCTTCGAAAAAGCCCGATCTGTAGCTTCAGAAATctcagagttttttttttatttgcttattttgaGGACGTCGTAGTTCAGTGTTTCAGTGGTTTCCTTTGGCCTTCTTTGTGCTTTACGTGATTAAGATTGGCCAATTTAATGCGTGTagtaaattgttatttttaagagCTTTAAAGGTCAAAGGTTGGTCATTTTTTTAAGACGGTTTTACGTCAAGTTATTTGTTGATTTACTCTTTTACGATTTAACAGGATTAGAAAAGGGATTTGGAGAAGGTTTAATTGAgcaggaaataaaattaatttggcgTTTAATTGAGGgtacttttttatttccttaagtttatcacttttgattttattaatccAATATTTAGAGTTGGTTTGTCAATACCGATTTTCCCGAATTTTGACCGCCAAACGTACTGATAgttatttttgccaaaaatcaaatcaaaccACTTTTTTCTCCCACGTtttttcgaataaaagatatttttggcACCGATTaaatacacttaaaaaaaaacaatatgtataaaatatttttgcaaatgtCCCAAAACGTGCTTTCCAAAATATTGTATCATACGCacaaaaagaatatattaaaaaaaacacaaattaattaaaaatactatataataataataataataataaccttttctacaaaataaatctaatataaaaaagtataatattgCAACTTAAAATCTATACATAAAAACGGAATGGCATATTGATATATCTATCATGGGTGTTTAAGGGTATTTTACAGGGGTGGGCCATAATATCATATAgcaaaacaatatttacttataataaatatttaagtaatatggTCCATCCTGTATAATAAGTTCATAAAATGGCAATAAGGGTAGGCTCACTATCGTATCCCAAACAGTAGGAAGTTTAGGGAAAGAAAAGTTTTAGGGATTTGTCGATCAACTGCAgagatttataaaataatttaaatattagtcaAAGTTAAGGGAAAAAAAACCGATAAAACATTGcgataaaaattgatttttataagcTAGTAAAGTGGCAACATATTTATgacagcagtgattttaaaggtGATAATTTTTACTCAATACTCAgagaaaactgatttttttttggcatcGGAGATCCTATTTAAttcattgtttataaaaaaataccggatgcattattttagattttgttaACCcacaaagaataaaattattgatttatcaatttttgagtgaaaaatcattaaatcagTATTCAGTAGTTATCACCCGACAGAAAACCTTTAAtcgtttatttcataaaatatatacgGGACTTTTGcctgaaaaatttcaaaaaaaattggtacCTCTCAGTTATTTGGTTATTTCTAAGAAAAACTTCAATGTCGTCATACGTTGGTTAAGTCAAAAATTATGGGGTCAAAAGAGTTGAGAGTTGTTTTCATTATGGAACAAAAAAGCTCAAATAAAAATTGCCTAAAACATctctaaattataaatatttcaatcattgcttaggaaaaaaattaacataatcaaAATCAGACAAGGGTAATTATTAATACGCGTGTTTCGCCCTTTTAAGAGGCATTATCAAATCCAAATTAATATAAAGTCAGACCGCATACTTAGAAGAGAAATAGTTATATTAAGAGTATCTCTAATGATTATAATAATTCAGATGATCTACATGAAGTTGATCATATTTCTAAAGAAAGGAAACAGCatgcttaattaattaaggaaGGGAAAAATAAACGAGTCTAATTGGATCAAAAGTGTAAACTGGTCATCGTCAAAATATTATGACAGGAGATTTGTCAAAAAGTCATGCAACGAAAAGTGGAAATTAAATTGTCCTACCACAAGagcaaaaactataaattatttcttgcaATATTAAGAAGGTGTACATTATTTTTCCAGGCTGctgtatatataaatgatatatgagttttttttacataatagaAGGAAATATAGGAGACACTATGCATATAAAACCAGGCATTCAATATCATATCGACTCTATCCGGAGAATTCAGTCTCATTTTATGATGGGGATTTACATTGACGTTATTAGTTAATTGATGGCTATGAGGCAGAACAGGGGTAAACCTTAGCGAAACTATATTTTGTGGAGTTATGTCCATattctggaattttatttttttgttttttataaaagaactaAGGTACTTACATTAGTTAAAACAATTTAGTTTTCATTAGTTTtcactataaaatatttggaaaaattaacattgtaggtttttttcttcaaatcaATATACGAAGAGCTCAATACTCAAATTTACaaacttggaaaaaaaaatagaaaaataagtGAGCGTGCTTATTAGGACGGAATCCATTGACTCCAATCCtcgtcacaaaataaaaattaaaaggcattttctggataaataaaaccttttctgtttttttttaacctttatcTTCGTATCCAAACTATTTCATGTTCCACTGAACTATTTGCCGCTCCTAAGAAGGATTAGTGTGAACTATGTTTAgcatttaaaaatgccaaatcaGAACTGAGTCTTCTACAAAAGACGGATCTCACAAAAGGAACTTGATTCTTGCCAAGCTGATTTCCAACAGTACCATGTACAAATGCGTCTAAGCTCAATGTATTTAACAGTATATCATGCTTTGTTTGGCATATGAAATAGGTATCAAtgtataattatatatctgttaaaaaattgtctaaaattatgaaaaaaacacattttgtcAAATAACATGCTTCGAATGTTAATTTCATGCTAATAGAGtatacagtattggccataaaagttagaacttttaaaaatttaaaattttttcaatgttgcaaatttatattatttttgtacatccaatcaataaacatatttataagtaaacaaaaaagcatACCAGAATTTCAACCTTATCTTGTTTCggacaataaaatttttgtgctggacaaaatgcttggaactttttataaaagatgtattttacAGGCAGTCTTTGACACACCAGTGTGCAAGtgggttctttttatttattttattttgtgttaccaTGGGAAAAGGCAAGGCCTATTCCCATTCgccaaagatttttaaatttttacaatcagGGTGTTAGGCAGCGTAATATTGCTCAAAAACTAAACGTTCCTAAGAACACCGTATCacgaataattaagaaatatcgtaTATTCAGAAATTTGGGACCTGGTAAAAGCACTCGAAGACCTAAAGCCACGACTGCCCGTGTAGATAGGcggtttttaaatatttcccagaATGAGCCATTTTTGTCATCTTATGTTAAGTTACGCCTACAATTTGCAATGGATCATCTTAACTAGACTTtacaagattggaaaaaagtgctaTTCAGTGACGAATCTAAGTTCAATCTGTTTTCCAGTGATGTAATAATTCATGTAAGACGACCGAAAGGCGAAAGactcaagaaaaagtttatccGACCTTCCGTTAAACATGAAGGTGGTAATGTGATAGTATGGGGATGCTTTTCTTGGTATGGTACTGGGCCAATACATAAAATTCTGGGAAaaatggatcgatttatgtattgggatattttgcgaaatataaTGGAGCCTTACACATTTGAGTCTATGCCAGTAAATTTCGTATACCAGCATGATAACGATacaaaattggtaaaagaatgGTTGGACCAAGAAAAGATCACAGTTTTAAAGTGGCCGGCCCAGaatccagacttaaacccgatTGAAAATATATGGGAACATCTGGACCGCAAAATTCGGGCATCTGGAACAGTCGAAAATGCTGATGAACTATTTCATAAGCTTGTTGAAGCCTGGGCTCACATTGACAGACAAATAATTGATCATTTGATTGAATCAATGCCCAGAAGAATGCAGGCAGTAATTAATGCTATATGCTAAtgtgattaattataatattatggtctcaataagtta from Anthonomus grandis grandis chromosome 13, icAntGran1.3, whole genome shotgun sequence includes these protein-coding regions:
- the LOC126743938 gene encoding uncharacterized protein LOC126743938 produces the protein MVLAVKSFNWFLLFGFTFCSAVYVQKYAPEYDKPTDYSFSYGVKDVHSGDVKHQWEKKEGDTIKGQYSLVEPDGSIRTVEYTADEKNGFNAVVKKSGPLHHVTLETKEGTSHSNLQLKSVQSVLKEEEPRMTQYQFSKQQHEDTDKENSGYIYQKPNEAEEPQTHTYKQRRPTVSINEEYEELKYEPPVELNLVHHRDAVEKVVPLVVEPVNPIEVTLKEGEVYEEDPEPVQKTSSQDQGVEPSHELSQEELNKYLAEYYAKNEIASQPNLETGFKPIRPKTKNPITQPVIPNTFKSNKMPQTTPGLRHYASKNNNNYGHRYTSARMPKTGYSFYPYPSYGVRMLNNHVQNAELNRLYRKTSNDGFTRYARRVRYHGA